Below is a window of Paraburkholderia kururiensis DNA.
TGCGCTGCGCGGACTTCGGTCCGACGCCGGGCAGCGCACGCAGCGCTTCGACGAGCGCTGCGAGGGCGGATGGTTGCTTCATGCGAAATCGGTTCCGCTTGGCGTGCGCCTCAGAACGGCAGCTTGAAGCCCGGCGGCAGCGGCAGACCGGAGGTCATGCCACCCATCTTCTCCTGCGTGGTGGCTTCGGCCTTACGCACGGCGTCGTTGAAGGCGGCGGCGACGAGGTCTTCCAGCATGTCCTTGTCGTCGGCAAGCAGGCTCGGGTCGATCGAGACGCGACGCACA
It encodes the following:
- a CDS encoding YbaB/EbfC family nucleoid-associated protein encodes the protein MMKGQLAGLMKQAQQMQENMKKMQEQLAQIEVEGQSGAGLVKVTMTCRNDVRRVSIDPSLLADDKDMLEDLVAAAFNDAVRKAEATTQEKMGGMTSGLPLPPGFKLPF